In one window of Rhizobium oryzihabitans DNA:
- a CDS encoding GGDEF domain-containing protein, whose amino-acid sequence MQWANLALFATEAIVYFSVMTAFLHYRHILGIGVFLTALGVMHFMETYLAAVFYVELPFGVASPGSSILFAGKLMMILMLYMREDAAVVRQPIYGLLLGNILTVIMAQIIHFHQTVAIVPGQSVSAGFLDEMGVLMVWGTSLLYIDAIAIILFYEKLGRYLQRHIVLRFAICGVVILSLDQAGFYGALRYMLNAPIDVFYDGWKAKMAAVAIYSLLFAIYLKLTAAKGRFLTRRSVADVFNDLTFRERYEELLSRSGRDMLTGVSDRARMELDAPSVVVECLEKKRPVSVLIVDIDHFKTVNDTFGHLQGDEILREFAAVLKRMVQPHGHLYRFGGEEFVALLPAVPHEAALAFSASLRMAILADMQRPDGSPLTVSIGVATSFEDGQLFRALLSEADARLYAAKNNGRDQVHGRYGMWVG is encoded by the coding sequence ATGCAATGGGCAAATCTGGCACTCTTCGCGACGGAGGCCATCGTCTATTTCTCGGTAATGACGGCGTTCCTTCATTACCGGCATATTCTCGGCATCGGTGTTTTTCTCACCGCGCTGGGCGTGATGCATTTCATGGAAACCTACCTGGCGGCCGTCTTTTACGTCGAGCTGCCCTTCGGCGTGGCATCACCCGGCTCCTCCATCCTTTTTGCCGGCAAGCTGATGATGATCCTGATGCTCTATATGCGTGAGGATGCGGCGGTCGTGCGCCAGCCGATCTACGGCCTGCTTCTCGGCAACATATTGACCGTCATCATGGCGCAGATCATCCATTTTCATCAGACGGTCGCAATTGTGCCCGGACAGTCGGTCAGCGCCGGTTTTCTGGATGAGATGGGCGTGTTGATGGTCTGGGGAACCAGTCTCCTCTATATCGACGCCATCGCCATCATTCTGTTTTACGAAAAGCTGGGGCGCTATCTGCAGCGCCATATCGTCCTGCGTTTCGCCATCTGCGGCGTCGTGATTCTAAGCCTCGATCAGGCAGGCTTTTACGGGGCGTTGCGGTATATGCTGAACGCGCCGATCGATGTCTTTTACGATGGCTGGAAGGCGAAGATGGCGGCGGTCGCCATTTATTCCCTGCTTTTTGCCATTTATCTCAAGCTGACGGCGGCGAAGGGGCGCTTCCTGACGCGCCGCAGCGTTGCCGACGTGTTCAACGATCTCACCTTCAGGGAACGTTACGAGGAGCTTCTGTCGCGCTCCGGCCGTGACATGCTGACCGGCGTCTCGGACCGTGCCCGCATGGAGCTCGATGCGCCATCCGTTGTCGTGGAATGCCTGGAGAAAAAGCGCCCGGTCAGCGTGCTGATCGTCGATATCGATCACTTCAAGACCGTCAACGATACGTTCGGGCACTTGCAGGGCGATGAGATATTGCGGGAGTTTGCCGCCGTTCTGAAACGCATGGTGCAGCCGCATGGCCATTTGTACCGTTTCGGAGGCGAGGAGTTCGTGGCGCTTTTGCCTGCGGTTCCGCATGAGGCCGCACTTGCCTTTTCCGCCAGTCTGAGGATGGCGATCCTCGCGGACATGCAGCGGCCGGACGGTTCGCCGCTGACCGTCAGCATTGGCGTTGCCACGTCCTTCGAGGACGGGCAGCTTTTCCGCGCGCTTCTATCGGAGGCCGATGCGCGGCTTTACGCGGCAAAAAATAACGGCCGGGACCAGGTCCACGGCCGTTATGGAATGTGGGTCGGCTGA
- a CDS encoding LysR family transcriptional regulator: protein MDANPTLDQLQVFLTVAETGSFSAASRALNRAQSVVSYTIANLEAQLEVTLFERNGVRQPRLTDEGRAMLEDARRIVAGLQEMRARAKGLKQGLEAELSVAISTMVPAEAVVAVLRDFRKEFPTVALSLNVGELGMVMDMVLSRKAGIGIGGALLRQDDELVVEKVGHSFMLPVVASDHPLAQIERPLVLGDVREEVQLVVTDASGLTKGRDFNVLSYKTWRVSDIATKYQLIKGGLGWGGLPASIVRNDLTNGSLKALDLEAYEQGEYPLFALRRVDSPAGPAGQWLATAFQQRLSACPNQKDFNRIVAGSKQRNISVAAE from the coding sequence ATGGACGCGAACCCGACGCTCGACCAATTGCAGGTATTTTTGACGGTCGCCGAGACCGGCAGTTTTTCCGCCGCGTCGCGGGCGCTCAACCGCGCCCAGTCGGTGGTCAGCTACACCATCGCCAATCTCGAGGCACAGCTTGAAGTCACCCTGTTCGAGCGCAACGGCGTACGCCAGCCACGGCTGACGGATGAGGGCCGCGCGATGCTCGAGGATGCAAGGCGCATCGTCGCCGGCCTGCAGGAGATGCGCGCACGCGCCAAGGGGCTGAAGCAGGGGCTTGAGGCGGAGCTTTCCGTCGCCATCAGCACCATGGTGCCGGCAGAAGCGGTCGTTGCAGTGCTGCGGGATTTTCGCAAGGAGTTCCCCACCGTCGCTCTCAGCCTCAATGTCGGCGAGCTGGGCATGGTCATGGACATGGTGCTCTCCCGCAAGGCCGGCATCGGCATCGGCGGAGCGCTGCTGCGCCAGGATGACGAACTGGTCGTCGAAAAGGTCGGCCATTCCTTCATGTTGCCGGTCGTCGCGTCGGATCACCCTCTGGCGCAGATCGAACGGCCGCTGGTCCTTGGCGACGTCCGCGAGGAGGTGCAACTCGTCGTCACCGACGCGTCGGGGCTGACCAAGGGGCGTGATTTCAACGTTCTGTCCTACAAGACCTGGCGGGTGAGCGACATCGCCACGAAATATCAGCTCATCAAGGGCGGTCTCGGCTGGGGCGGTCTGCCCGCATCGATCGTCCGCAACGATCTGACCAATGGCAGCCTGAAGGCGCTGGACCTCGAGGCCTATGAGCAGGGCGAATACCCGCTCTTTGCGCTCCGCCGGGTCGATTCACCCGCCGGCCCGGCCGGCCAGTGGTTGGCCACGGCATTCCAGCAGCGTCTGTCGGCCTGCCCGAACCAGAAGGATTTCAACAGGATAGTTGCCGGAAGCAAGCAGAGGAATATTTCTGTCGCCGCGGAGTGA
- the ilvA gene encoding threonine ammonia-lyase: MNFNGLTIVDKQLVEAARREVREIFPETPLQLNEHLSRRYGASIWLKREDLSPVRSYKIRGAFNFLRKAVAKAGKGKVFVCASAGNHAQGFAFACRHFGVHGVVFMPVTTPQQKIDKTRIFGGEFISIRLVGDIFDQCYAAARKYVEDSDGYMVPPFDHEDIIEGQATVAAEIMDQLPEGTKPDIVVMPVGGGGLSAGLSGFLAGTVRKENFVFCEPEGAPSLKKSLERGEPVTLTKVDNFVDGAAVARIGDLNFKALKDFPAEQVLLIPENAICVTIIEMLNLEGVVLEPAGALAIAALEKLGREKLEGKTVIVVVSGGNFDFERLPDVKERAMRYTGVKKYFILRLPQRPGALRDFLNLLGPDDDIARFEYLKKSARNFGSILIGIETSAQENFAGLLERFEAAGLGYEDITENDILSNLII, encoded by the coding sequence ATGAATTTCAATGGATTGACAATCGTGGACAAGCAGCTTGTGGAGGCAGCGCGGCGGGAAGTGCGGGAGATATTCCCGGAAACGCCGTTGCAGTTGAATGAACATCTCAGCCGTCGGTATGGCGCGTCGATTTGGCTGAAGCGTGAAGATCTGTCCCCGGTTCGTTCCTACAAGATTAGAGGCGCATTCAATTTTCTCCGCAAGGCTGTGGCGAAGGCCGGCAAGGGCAAGGTGTTCGTCTGTGCTTCCGCCGGCAACCACGCACAGGGTTTTGCTTTCGCCTGCCGTCATTTCGGCGTTCACGGCGTTGTGTTCATGCCGGTAACGACACCGCAGCAGAAGATCGACAAGACCCGCATCTTCGGCGGCGAATTCATCAGCATCCGTCTGGTGGGCGACATATTCGACCAGTGTTACGCCGCTGCGCGCAAATACGTGGAAGATAGTGACGGCTACATGGTGCCGCCCTTCGACCATGAGGACATCATCGAGGGCCAGGCAACGGTCGCAGCCGAAATCATGGACCAGCTTCCGGAAGGCACGAAGCCGGACATCGTCGTCATGCCTGTCGGCGGCGGCGGTCTGTCGGCAGGGCTTTCGGGCTTTCTGGCCGGCACGGTCCGCAAGGAGAACTTCGTGTTCTGCGAACCCGAGGGTGCACCGAGCCTGAAGAAGAGCCTGGAACGCGGCGAGCCGGTCACGCTCACCAAGGTCGACAATTTCGTCGACGGCGCCGCCGTGGCCCGCATCGGTGACCTGAATTTCAAGGCGTTGAAGGATTTCCCGGCCGAGCAGGTCTTGCTCATCCCCGAAAACGCCATCTGCGTGACGATCATCGAGATGCTGAATCTCGAAGGTGTGGTGCTGGAGCCGGCGGGCGCGCTGGCGATTGCAGCCCTGGAAAAGCTCGGCCGCGAGAAGCTGGAAGGCAAGACGGTCATCGTTGTCGTCTCCGGCGGCAATTTCGATTTCGAGCGTCTGCCTGACGTCAAGGAACGCGCCATGCGTTACACCGGCGTGAAGAAATACTTCATTCTGCGCCTGCCGCAGCGCCCCGGCGCGCTGCGCGATTTCCTCAATCTGCTCGGCCCGGACGACGATATCGCCCGTTTTGAATATCTGAAGAAATCCGCCCGCAATTTCGGCTCGATCCTGATCGGTATCGAAACCAGCGCGCAGGAAAACTTCGCGGGGCTTCTGGAGCGCTTCGAGGCCGCGGGTCTCGGTTATGAGGATATTACCGAAAACGACATCCTGTCGAACCTGATCATCTGA
- a CDS encoding DUF2087 domain-containing protein: MPRSILSIDIADVSTFARSLREQIGRLDRQPSHVEMLNLLSRAAGFRNFQHLRASRTPSAESGPPLPQTRAETIPAANEGRVLKTARIFDGDGRLMQWPARRSQQELCLWYLWAKIPTGRSFSEREFSSFLDGLHLFRDAAMLRRDMVGLRLIRRNRDGSDYQRIEQKPPAELPLLLRAVGGRD, encoded by the coding sequence ATGCCACGTTCGATCCTTTCCATTGATATTGCCGACGTCTCGACCTTTGCCAGATCGCTCCGCGAACAGATCGGCCGGCTGGACCGGCAGCCAAGCCATGTGGAGATGCTCAATCTTCTAAGCCGCGCTGCCGGGTTCCGCAATTTCCAGCATCTGCGTGCGTCACGCACGCCATCCGCAGAAAGCGGTCCTCCGTTACCGCAGACACGAGCGGAGACAATACCCGCCGCCAACGAGGGCAGGGTGCTGAAGACCGCGCGGATTTTCGATGGCGACGGCCGGTTGATGCAATGGCCCGCCCGCCGATCCCAGCAGGAACTATGCCTCTGGTATCTCTGGGCAAAAATCCCCACCGGCCGCAGTTTCTCCGAACGCGAATTCAGCAGCTTTCTGGATGGTCTGCATCTTTTTCGGGATGCCGCGATGCTACGGCGCGACATGGTCGGCCTGCGGCTCATCCGCCGCAACCGCGACGGCAGCGACTATCAACGTATCGAGCAGAAGCCACCGGCGGAACTGCCGCTGCTGCTACGCGCTGTGGGTGGCCGTGACTGA
- a CDS encoding heavy-metal-associated domain-containing protein, producing MCTAHQHHPETAAAPVDADLSFHVEDMTCGHCAGVIKGAIEKTVPGAAVHADPASRTVVVGGVSDAARIAEIITAAGYTPEARA from the coding sequence ATGTGCACCGCCCACCAGCATCACCCCGAAACCGCTGCCGCACCCGTTGATGCCGACCTTTCTTTCCACGTTGAAGACATGACCTGCGGTCACTGCGCCGGTGTGATCAAGGGCGCGATCGAAAAGACCGTTCCCGGTGCTGCCGTGCATGCCGATCCGGCAAGCCGCACGGTTGTGGTTGGCGGCGTCTCCGACGCGGCACGCATTGCCGAAATCATCACCGCTGCAGGCTACACGCCGGAAGCACGCGCCTGA
- a CDS encoding ABC transporter substrate-binding protein gives MVKHALLATCAIVVSFGADAAKAGTITYDDNFGVKTGWQMASDDAYLGSRAGCFESLIRVGYDMKLEPSLAESWTQTGPKVWEFKLRKGVKFQNGEPLDAKAAVNALSNLLQAPVPARAFSPKLIASVEAGGDDIVKITTIEPSVLLPAQMASPATSILAPSAYKDGKVNPIGTCTGPFTMTEVDPSQHMVLTANHDYWGGMPKLAGGRVNFVPDADTRATQARTGEAQISRLVPPWTVKTIESTDGVKVAPIPSPRITELLLNNSKPPFNNLKVRQAIQSAIDTTGIADSIYEGVVKGATMPFAAGEPWAENESKPAYDVEKAKALLKEAGVAPGSLKVTLLAYTAKTELKDVAAIIQAQLQELGIKVDVRVADYSAIEPDMLAGNFDMALLSRGYATDVAEPAGFLNADYTCGGSYNISHYCNADTDKLIKSAYSAAEPAKRYAIYGEAAKKIYDEAVSVFLIHETVFDAYSAKLENYKPHPLNYFVMTKDLTTK, from the coding sequence ATGGTGAAGCACGCACTTTTGGCGACATGCGCCATTGTGGTTTCGTTCGGAGCTGACGCTGCAAAGGCCGGCACGATTACCTATGATGATAATTTCGGTGTCAAGACGGGCTGGCAGATGGCTTCCGACGACGCCTATCTCGGCTCACGGGCGGGTTGTTTTGAAAGCCTGATACGCGTCGGCTACGATATGAAACTGGAGCCAAGTCTCGCCGAAAGCTGGACGCAGACCGGCCCCAAGGTTTGGGAATTCAAGCTGCGCAAGGGCGTCAAATTCCAGAACGGCGAACCGCTCGATGCAAAGGCTGCGGTCAATGCGCTAAGCAATCTTCTGCAGGCGCCCGTTCCCGCCCGTGCCTTTTCGCCGAAGCTGATTGCCTCTGTCGAGGCCGGCGGCGACGATATCGTGAAGATAACCACCATCGAGCCTTCGGTTCTGTTGCCGGCGCAGATGGCGAGCCCCGCCACCTCGATTCTTGCTCCATCCGCCTATAAGGACGGCAAGGTCAATCCGATTGGAACCTGCACCGGGCCGTTTACGATGACGGAGGTTGACCCCAGCCAGCATATGGTTCTAACGGCCAACCACGATTATTGGGGCGGCATGCCGAAGCTTGCCGGCGGCCGCGTGAATTTCGTGCCCGATGCCGACACCCGCGCCACCCAGGCCCGAACCGGAGAAGCGCAGATTTCACGCCTCGTCCCGCCCTGGACGGTGAAGACCATCGAATCCACGGATGGCGTCAAGGTTGCGCCGATCCCGTCGCCGCGTATCACGGAACTGTTGCTGAACAACTCAAAGCCGCCTTTCAACAATCTGAAAGTGCGCCAGGCGATCCAGTCCGCAATCGACACGACCGGCATTGCCGACAGCATCTATGAAGGCGTGGTCAAGGGCGCGACGATGCCCTTCGCGGCTGGAGAGCCCTGGGCTGAAAATGAATCCAAGCCCGCCTATGACGTGGAGAAAGCAAAGGCTCTGCTGAAGGAAGCGGGCGTGGCGCCCGGCAGTCTGAAGGTTACGCTTCTTGCCTATACGGCAAAGACGGAGCTCAAGGATGTCGCGGCGATTATCCAGGCCCAGCTGCAGGAACTCGGCATCAAGGTCGATGTGCGCGTTGCCGACTACAGCGCAATCGAGCCGGATATGCTGGCCGGAAACTTCGACATGGCGCTGCTGTCGCGTGGTTACGCAACCGACGTCGCCGAACCAGCCGGTTTCCTCAATGCCGATTATACCTGCGGCGGCAGCTACAACATCTCGCATTATTGCAATGCGGATACGGACAAGCTGATCAAATCCGCCTATTCGGCGGCCGAACCGGCCAAGCGTTATGCCATCTATGGTGAAGCGGCGAAGAAAATCTATGACGAGGCCGTTTCGGTCTTCCTCATCCATGAAACGGTTTTCGATGCCTATTCGGCCAAGCTCGAAAACTACAAGCCGCATCCGCTCAACTACTTCGTCATGACGAAGGATCTGACGACGAAGTAG
- a CDS encoding FMN-dependent NADH-azoreductase: MSNILLITSSPRGDESVSNKFSGELANKLKAKSAANTLVHRDLAADPIPHLDTVKTAAIRKPADQRTAEEAVAADYSDKLVAELLAADTVVIGTGLINFNIYSGLKSWIDNVARAGQTFRYTETGPEGLATGKKVYIVLAAAGVYSEGPAAPLNHAVPYLKTVLGFMGMTDVEVIYVEGLAFGPEAVEKAVAAAGAKVAELAQAA, translated from the coding sequence ATGTCCAACATTCTGCTCATCACCTCCAGCCCGCGTGGCGACGAATCGGTTTCCAACAAGTTTTCCGGTGAACTCGCAAACAAGCTGAAGGCCAAGTCGGCGGCGAATACCCTTGTCCACCGCGATCTCGCTGCCGACCCCATTCCGCATCTCGACACCGTCAAGACCGCTGCGATCCGCAAGCCGGCCGACCAGCGCACGGCTGAAGAAGCGGTTGCCGCCGATTACTCCGACAAGCTGGTTGCCGAGCTTCTGGCCGCCGACACGGTTGTCATCGGCACCGGCCTCATCAACTTCAATATCTATTCCGGCCTGAAGTCGTGGATCGACAACGTCGCCCGCGCCGGCCAGACCTTCCGCTACACCGAAACCGGTCCGGAAGGCCTTGCCACCGGCAAGAAGGTTTACATCGTGCTGGCTGCCGCCGGCGTTTATTCGGAAGGCCCGGCCGCTCCGCTGAACCATGCCGTGCCTTACCTCAAGACCGTTCTCGGCTTCATGGGCATGACCGATGTGGAAGTGATCTATGTCGAAGGCCTGGCATTCGGTCCGGAAGCCGTCGAGAAGGCCGTTGCAGCCGCCGGCGCCAAGGTTGCCGAACTGGCGCAGGCCGCCTGA
- a CDS encoding HlyU family transcriptional regulator, producing the protein MASFFSKILSAFGSGQPSDAPQKTAQVEPHAHGEYLIYATPLKEGGQFRLAGRIEKKVGDEVLVHEFVRADVFSSLDDAVEFTVRKAKLIIDQNGASLFPGK; encoded by the coding sequence ATGGCATCGTTTTTTTCCAAAATCCTCTCGGCCTTCGGCTCCGGCCAGCCGTCCGACGCGCCGCAGAAGACGGCGCAGGTGGAGCCGCATGCGCACGGCGAATATCTGATCTACGCGACGCCGCTCAAGGAAGGCGGCCAGTTCCGGCTGGCCGGCCGTATCGAGAAAAAGGTCGGTGATGAGGTGCTGGTGCACGAATTCGTGCGCGCCGATGTCTTCTCCAGCCTGGATGATGCGGTGGAGTTCACGGTCCGCAAGGCAAAACTGATCATCGACCAGAACGGCGCATCGCTTTTCCCAGGAAAATGA